The Triticum dicoccoides isolate Atlit2015 ecotype Zavitan chromosome 6A, WEW_v2.0, whole genome shotgun sequence genome has a window encoding:
- the LOC119314685 gene encoding ervatamin-C-like, whose translation MARAIATILLMAIVLAATTPRTSTMDITDRDLASEESLWTLYERWCEHHNAGRNLSDMARRFKVFKENARMIHQFNQGDTPYKMSLNLFGDMTDEEVDHMYGSCSNLRSDSGKRRQDWFTHGDVTVPGNIPLHVDWRMRGYDQRPPAVTNVKMQGECGACWAFAATAAVEGINSIRTRNLVSLSVQQLIDCDKGSFGCRGGYVASAFKYMIKHRGIATAANYPYVAHEHDYCLMPKQKHVVTIDGFKEVPPNDEVALMQAVAAQPVIVAVDPKAFQRYGGGVFVGPCGTNRTHTMTVVGYGTTHDHDPNRRMQYWIIKNSWGAKWGENGYIRMARRAGPSKQGLCGILMEASYPVKKQ comes from the coding sequence ATGGCAAGAGCAATTGCAACAATATTACTCATGGCCATCGTGCTTGCTGCCACTACACCTAGGACAAGCACCATGGACATCACAGATAGGGACTTGGCGTCAGAGGAGTCCCTATGGACACTATACGAGCGCTGGTGCGAGCATCACAATGCGGGACGCAACCTCAGTGACATGGCCCGGCGCTTCAAAGTGTTCAAGGAGAACGCTCGCATGATCCATCAATTCAACCAGGGTGACACACCCTACAAGATGAGCCTCAACCTCTTTGGTGACATGACCGATGAGGAGGTCGACCACATGTATGGTAGCTGCTCCAACCTTAGGTCAGACAGCGGGAAGCGACGCCAAGACTGGTTCACACACGGAGACGTTACTGTGCCTGGAAACATCCCACTGCATGTGGACTGGCGCATGAGAGGCTACGACCAACGGCCACCGGCGGTGACAAATGTGAAGATGCAAGGAGAATGCGGGGCTTGTTGGGCCTTTGCGGCGACAGCAGCAGTGGAGGGCATCAACTCCATCAGGACTAGGAACCTAGTGTCATTGTCTGTGCAACAGCTGATAGACTGCGACAAGGGAAGTTTCGGCTGTCGTGGTGGCTACGTGGCATCGGCCTTCAAGTACATGATCAAACACCGCGGCATTGCCACGGCTGCTAACTACCCATACGTCGCCCATGAGCATGACTACTGCTTGATGCCGAAGCAGAAACATGTCGTCACCATCGATGGCTTTAAGGAGGTGCCGCCAAATGATGAGGTGGCGTTGATGCAGGCGGTGGCAGCCCAACCTGTCATCGTGGCTGTCGACCCGAAGGCCTTCCAGCGCTATGGAGGAGGCGTCTTTGTGGGTCCGTGTGGGACGAATCGGACCCATACAATGACGGTGGTCGGCTATGGCACCACCCATGATCATGACCCTAATAGACGCATGCAATACTGGATCATAAAGAACTCGTGGGGCGCAAAATGGGGTGAAAACGGCTACATCCGCATGGCGCGCAGAGCCGGTCCCTCCAAGCAGGGCTTGTGTGGCATCCTGATGGAAGCTTCGTACCCAGTGAAAAAACAGTAA